A window from Schistosoma haematobium chromosome 1, whole genome shotgun sequence encodes these proteins:
- the TBC1D5_1 gene encoding TBC1 domain, member 5 (EggNog:ENOG410V90R~COG:U), giving the protein MSVLNELQNDDDFGNTVEFSSCKQKYSSTLLSRSKVSSEINESLSSSQMIIRRSIKRNVKKYNQLSGNTLSNLDWTQSPSSYSREFCHLFTYTITSKDDVKTEIDYVRNLINLQSINPVTNISKSNTLLPRLINYAINGQLRVCHFRSICWRIFLDILPNDVSQWSKQLKKDREYFAMLNCRININPYINQIKSDDHPLSYSRTSLWNKYFYSLKVKRIIAKDVNRTFPKVEYFHNQNIHNIMIDLLYIYTEHENISYQQGMHEILAPLLFVLHCDLTAFEHVVEMKIISSDLWNDLNYIMNKEYFQADVYMMFAKIMNSVKNWYPQTKLTTHEKRIRRRTIIGLPTTILVLKSEANANSNDPEQTPMVTNKTQDSIDDNNNLKYFKIYYENDNDELDGEDHEETKNDSEGDEIIEKYERQNKDQLKQPDGGDQHTFHFDQEEHSKHNCSGDCFVEQIHKQLLLRHNPLLYNHLKKLEISPKLFGLKWIRLLFGHEFPLQDLLYIWDCIFAVNNNLAFVPYMYLSMLLRLGPTLIKYEFAECLTLLMNYPAGMDVTYLVYMALHLYKPHSYNKPSNVYDYHSIFHSITIGDDDNNNNVTNSKINDIHDNTSCSSKDNRNYDAKTTNYGKNDSDAENIDKINISANSYSDSSNNIKNNPIPSLPSLSNEIKSKLKNTPFSNLVNNYRKKSNINNPITNTDIIKRSKTFKNSKQVMGIPRGRSLADLAGLKKSIYINSNEENIRLSDIMISTESTNNNN; this is encoded by the coding sequence ATGTCAGTATTAAATGAATTACAGAATGATGATGATTTCGGAAACACTGTTGAATTTTCATCGTGCAAGCAAAAATACTCATCTACTCTGCTATCAAGATCAAAAGTATCAtcagaaataaatgaatcattatcatcatcacaaaTGATCATAAGAAGATCTATCAAAAGAAATGTTAAAAAGTATAATCAATTAAGTGGTAACACACTATCTAACTTAGATTGGACTCAAAGTCCAAGTTCTTACAGTAGAGAATTCTGCCACTTATTCACGTACACAATAACATCTAAAGATGACGTGAAAACGGAAATAGATTACGTCAGAAACTTGATAAATTTACAATCTATTAATCCTGTCACAAACATATCTAAGTCGAATACTTTACTTCCACGTTTAATCAATTACGCTATTAATGGACAATTACGTGTATGTCATTTTCGAAGCATTTGTTGGCGTATATTTCTTGACATTCTACCCAATGATGTAAGTCAATGGTCgaaacaattaaaaaaagacagAGAATATTTTGCCATGTTAAATTGTCGAATTAATATTAATCCATatattaatcaaataaaatcAGATGATCATCCATTATCTTATAGTAGAACGAGTTTGTGGAACAAATATTTCTACTCATTAAAAGTAAAACGCATAATAGCAAAAGATGTTAATAGAACATTTCCAAAAGTGGAATATTTTCATAACCAAAATATACATAACATTATGattgatttattatatatttatacagAACATGAGAATATTTCCTATCAACAAGGTATGCATGAAATATTAGCACCTTTATTATTCGTTTTACATTGTGATCTAACTGCATTTGAACATGTTGtagaaatgaaaattatatCATCTGATTTATGGAatgatttaaattatattatgaATAAGGAATACTTTCAAGCTGATGTTTATATGATGTTTGCAAAAATTATGAACTCCGTCAAAAATTGGTATCCTCAAACAAAACTAACAACTCATGAAAAAAGAATAAGAAGACGTACAATTATAGGATTACCAACAACAATATTAGTTTTAAAATCAGAAGCAAATGCAAACTCCAATGACCCAGAACAAACTCCCATGGTTACCAATAAAACACAAGACagtattgatgataataataatcttaaatattttaaaatttactacGAGAACGATAATGACGAATTAGACGGAGAGGATCATGAAGAAACTAAAAATGACAGTGAGGGGGATGAAATCATCGAAAAATATGAAAGACAGAATAAAGATCAATTAAAACAACCTGACGGCGGAGATCAACACACGTTTCACTTTGATCAGGAAGAACATTCTAAACATAACTGTTCAGGAGATTGTTTTGTAGAACAAATACacaaacaattattattgaGACACAACCCATTATTATATAACCATTTGAAAAAATTAGAGATATCACCAAAATTATTTGGTTTAAAATGGATACGTTTACTATTTGGTCATGAATTCCCCTTACaagatttattatatatatgggATTGTATATTTGCCGTAAACAATAATTTAGCATTTGTTCCTTACATGTATTTAAGTATGCTGTTACGTTTAGGACCAACATTAATAAAATATGAGTTTGCAGAATGTTTAACATTATTGATGAATTATCCAGCTGGCATGGATGTAACGTATTTAGTCTACATGGCATTACACTTGTATAAACCACATTCATATAACAAACCATCAAATGTATACGACTATCATTCCATCTTCCATAGCATTACTATCGGTGACgacgacaataataataatgttacaaACAGCAAAATCAATGACATACACGATAATACCAGTTGTAGTAGCAAAGATAACCGTAATTATGATGCAAAGACTACGAATTATGGCAAAAACGATAGTGATGCTGAGAATATTGACAAAATCAACATCAGTGCGAACAGCTACAGTGACAGCAGTAATAACATCAAAAATAACCCAATACCATCTCTTCCATCATTAAGTAATGAAATAAAGTCTAAACTAAAGAATACACCTTTTAGTAATCTTGTAAACAATTATCGAAAAAAATCCAACATAAATAATCCTATTACTAACACGGATATTATAAAACGAAgcaaaacatttaaaaatagTAAGCAAGTAATGGGTATACCAAGAGGTAGATCATTAGCCGATTTAGCaggtttaaaaaaatcaatatacaTCAAttcaaatgaagaaaatattcgACTTTCAGATATAATGATATCAACTGAAAgcacaaacaataataattga
- the TBC1D5_1 gene encoding TBC1 domain, member 5, variant 2 (EggNog:ENOG410V90R~COG:U) — MNDDDFGNTVEFSSCKQKYSSTLLSRSKVSSEINESLSSSQMIIRRSIKRNVKKYNQLSGNTLSNLDWTQSPSSYSREFCHLFTYTITSKDDVKTEIDYVRNLINLQSINPVTNISKSNTLLPRLINYAINGQLRVCHFRSICWRIFLDILPNDVSQWSKQLKKDREYFAMLNCRININPYINQIKSDDHPLSYSRTSLWNKYFYSLKVKRIIAKDVNRTFPKVEYFHNQNIHNIMIDLLYIYTEHENISYQQGMHEILAPLLFVLHCDLTAFEHVVEMKIISSDLWNDLNYIMNKEYFQADVYMMFAKIMNSVKNWYPQTKLTTHEKRIRRRTIIGLPTTILVLKSEANANSNDPEQTPMVTNKTQDSIDDNNNLKYFKIYYENDNDELDGEDHEETKNDSEGDEIIEKYERQNKDQLKQPDGGDQHTFHFDQEEHSKHNCSGDCFVEQIHKQLLLRHNPLLYNHLKKLEISPKLFGLKWIRLLFGHEFPLQDLLYIWDCIFAVNNNLAFVPYMYLSMLLRLGPTLIKYEFAECLTLLMNYPAGMDVTYLVYMALHLYKPHSYNKPSNVYDYHSIFHSITIGDDDNNNNVTNSKINDIHDNTSCSSKDNRNYDAKTTNYGKNDSDAENIDKINISANSYSDSSNNIKNNPIPSLPSLSNEIKSKLKNTPFSNLVNNYRKKSNINNPITNTDIIKRSKTFKNSKQVMGIPRGRSLADLAGLKKSIYINSNEENIRLSDIMISTESTNNNN, encoded by the coding sequence AATGATGATGATTTCGGAAACACTGTTGAATTTTCATCGTGCAAGCAAAAATACTCATCTACTCTGCTATCAAGATCAAAAGTATCAtcagaaataaatgaatcattatcatcatcacaaaTGATCATAAGAAGATCTATCAAAAGAAATGTTAAAAAGTATAATCAATTAAGTGGTAACACACTATCTAACTTAGATTGGACTCAAAGTCCAAGTTCTTACAGTAGAGAATTCTGCCACTTATTCACGTACACAATAACATCTAAAGATGACGTGAAAACGGAAATAGATTACGTCAGAAACTTGATAAATTTACAATCTATTAATCCTGTCACAAACATATCTAAGTCGAATACTTTACTTCCACGTTTAATCAATTACGCTATTAATGGACAATTACGTGTATGTCATTTTCGAAGCATTTGTTGGCGTATATTTCTTGACATTCTACCCAATGATGTAAGTCAATGGTCgaaacaattaaaaaaagacagAGAATATTTTGCCATGTTAAATTGTCGAATTAATATTAATCCATatattaatcaaataaaatcAGATGATCATCCATTATCTTATAGTAGAACGAGTTTGTGGAACAAATATTTCTACTCATTAAAAGTAAAACGCATAATAGCAAAAGATGTTAATAGAACATTTCCAAAAGTGGAATATTTTCATAACCAAAATATACATAACATTATGattgatttattatatatttatacagAACATGAGAATATTTCCTATCAACAAGGTATGCATGAAATATTAGCACCTTTATTATTCGTTTTACATTGTGATCTAACTGCATTTGAACATGTTGtagaaatgaaaattatatCATCTGATTTATGGAatgatttaaattatattatgaATAAGGAATACTTTCAAGCTGATGTTTATATGATGTTTGCAAAAATTATGAACTCCGTCAAAAATTGGTATCCTCAAACAAAACTAACAACTCATGAAAAAAGAATAAGAAGACGTACAATTATAGGATTACCAACAACAATATTAGTTTTAAAATCAGAAGCAAATGCAAACTCCAATGACCCAGAACAAACTCCCATGGTTACCAATAAAACACAAGACagtattgatgataataataatcttaaatattttaaaatttactacGAGAACGATAATGACGAATTAGACGGAGAGGATCATGAAGAAACTAAAAATGACAGTGAGGGGGATGAAATCATCGAAAAATATGAAAGACAGAATAAAGATCAATTAAAACAACCTGACGGCGGAGATCAACACACGTTTCACTTTGATCAGGAAGAACATTCTAAACATAACTGTTCAGGAGATTGTTTTGTAGAACAAATACacaaacaattattattgaGACACAACCCATTATTATATAACCATTTGAAAAAATTAGAGATATCACCAAAATTATTTGGTTTAAAATGGATACGTTTACTATTTGGTCATGAATTCCCCTTACaagatttattatatatatgggATTGTATATTTGCCGTAAACAATAATTTAGCATTTGTTCCTTACATGTATTTAAGTATGCTGTTACGTTTAGGACCAACATTAATAAAATATGAGTTTGCAGAATGTTTAACATTATTGATGAATTATCCAGCTGGCATGGATGTAACGTATTTAGTCTACATGGCATTACACTTGTATAAACCACATTCATATAACAAACCATCAAATGTATACGACTATCATTCCATCTTCCATAGCATTACTATCGGTGACgacgacaataataataatgttacaaACAGCAAAATCAATGACATACACGATAATACCAGTTGTAGTAGCAAAGATAACCGTAATTATGATGCAAAGACTACGAATTATGGCAAAAACGATAGTGATGCTGAGAATATTGACAAAATCAACATCAGTGCGAACAGCTACAGTGACAGCAGTAATAACATCAAAAATAACCCAATACCATCTCTTCCATCATTAAGTAATGAAATAAAGTCTAAACTAAAGAATACACCTTTTAGTAATCTTGTAAACAATTATCGAAAAAAATCCAACATAAATAATCCTATTACTAACACGGATATTATAAAACGAAgcaaaacatttaaaaatagTAAGCAAGTAATGGGTATACCAAGAGGTAGATCATTAGCCGATTTAGCaggtttaaaaaaatcaatatacaTCAAttcaaatgaagaaaatattcgACTTTCAGATATAATGATATCAACTGAAAgcacaaacaataataattga